From Nycticebus coucang isolate mNycCou1 chromosome 6, mNycCou1.pri, whole genome shotgun sequence, the proteins below share one genomic window:
- the ARCN1 gene encoding coatomer subunit delta has translation MVLLAAAVCTKAGKAIVSRQFVEMTRTRIEGLLAAFPKLMNTGKQHTFVETESVRYVYQPMEKLYMVLITTKNSNILEDLETLRLFSRVIPEYCRALEENEISEHCFDLIFAFDEIVALGYRENVNLAQIRTFTEMDSHEEKVFRAVRETQEREAKAEMRRKAKELQQARRDAERQGKKAPGFGGFGSSAVSGGSTAAMITETIIETDKPKVAPAPARPSGPSKALKLGAKGKEVDNFVDKLKSEGETIISSNMSKRTSEATKVHAPPINMESVHMKIEEKITLTCGRDGGLQNMELHGMIMLRISDDKFGRIRLHVENEDKKGVQLQTHPNVDKKLFTAESLIGLKNPEKSFPVNSDVGVLKWRLQTTEESFIPLTINCWPSESGNGCDVNIEYELQEDNLELNDVVITIPLPSGVGAPVIGEIDGEYRHDSRRNTLEWCLPVIDAKNKSGSLEFSIAGQPNDFFPVQVSFISKKNYCNIQVTKVTQVDGNSPVRFSTETTFLVDKYEIL, from the exons GTGCTGTTGGCAGCAGCGGTCTGCACAAAAGCAGGAAAGGCTATTGTTTCTCGACAGTTTGTGGAAATGACTCGAACTCGGATTGAGGGCTTATTAGCAGCTTTTCCAAAGCTCATGAACACTGGAAAACAACATACATTTGTTGAAACAGAGAGTGTAAGATATGTCTACCAGCCCATGGAGAAACTGTACATGGTACTGATCACTACCAAAAACAGCAACATTTTAGAAGATTTGGAGACCTTGAGGCTCTTCTCAAGAGTG ATCCCTGAATATTGCCGAGCCTTAGAGGAGAATGAAATATCTGAGCactgttttgatttgatttttgcttttgatGAAATTGTCGCCCTGGGATACCGGGAGAATGTTAACCTGGCACAGATCAGAACCTTCACAGAAATGGATTCTCACGAGGAGAAGGTGTTCAGAGCAGTCAGAGAG ACTCAAGAACGGGAAGCTAAGGCTGAAATGCGGCGTAAAGCAAAGGAATTACAGCAGGCCCGGAGAGATGCAGAGAGACAGGGCAAAAAAGCACCAGGATTTGGGGGATTTGGCAGCTCTGCAGTATCTGGAGGCAGCACAGCTGCCATGATAACAGAGACCATCATTGAAACTGATAAACCAAAAGTGGCCCCTGCACCAGCCAG GCCTTCAGGCCCCAGCAAGGCTTTGAAACTTGGAGCCAAAGGAAAGGAAGTAGATAACTTTGTGGACAAATTGAAATCTGAAGGTGAAACTATCATCTCCTCCAATATGAGCAAACGAACCTCTGAAGCAACCAAAGTGCATGCTCCACCCATTAATATGGAAAG TGTGCATATGAAGATTGAAGAAAAGATCACACTAACCTGTGGACGAGATGGAGGATTACAGAATATGGAGTTGCATGGCATGATAATGCTAAGGATCTCAGATGACAAATTTGGCCGAATTCGTCTTCATGTTGAAAATGAAGATAAGAAAGGGGTGCAGCTACAG ACTCATCCAAATGTGGATAAAAAACTTTTCACTGCAGAGTCTCTGATTGGCTTGAAGAATCCGGAGAAGTCATTTCCAGTCAACAGTGATGTAGGGGTGCTAAAGTGGAGACTACAAACCACAGAGGAATCTTTTATTCCACTGACAA TTAATTGCTGGCCCTCAGAGAGTGGAAATGGCTGTGATGTCAACATAGAATATGAGCTACAAGAAGATAATTTAGAATTGAATGATGTGGTTATCACCATTCCACTCCC ATCTGGTGTCGGCGCACCTGTGATCGGTGAGATTGATGGGGAGTATCGACATGACAGTCGACGGAATACCTTGGAGTGGTGCCTGCCAGTGATTGATGCCAAAAATAAGAGTGGCAGCCTGGAGTTTAGCATTGCTGGGCAGCCCAATGACTTCTTCCCTGTTCAAGTTTCCTTCATCTCTAAGAAAAATTACTGTAACATACAG GTTACCAAAGTGACCCAGGTAGATGGAAACAGCCCTGTCAGGTTTTCCACAGAGACCACTTTCCTAGTGGATAAGTATGAAATCCTGTAA